CTCTGGACCCAGGCACCAGCCCCAGTCCCACCCCAACGTGGGCAGTGCCCTCGGCACTCACCCACAGTGAGAGCTGTTATGATCGGGGACACAACGAGCGACAGGAGGACGCTGCTGGTGACAGagaggcactgctggcacccggACAGGCTGCTTCGCCGGCTCTGGCCCAGCACCTCAAGGACGAGACAGAAAGGTGAAGGGCTCTACAAAGACCtcggcacagccccagggactcagcctcttcccagcctggcagagctccagccacagccaccCAGACACCCCTCCCTCTCCTCAGGGACAGGCAGCCACAACAGCACTGCCACCACAGCACAGGTGTTCCTGGAAAGCCTCCCTAAACCCTTCCTCCTTTCACCCACCCTGACCCCActccccaggctgagcacacCTGCACTTGCAGGGGCTGCTGCGGGCAGCAGAAGGTCCTGGCAAAGCAGGACTGTGGGCTGTCAGGGcgggcacagggatgtgctgagggcagcagggagcactgCAGGTCTGCCCAGGCCAAGAGCCATGGGCTACCAGGCTCAGGAGCAGGACCACAGGGAGTCCAGAACCAGCTGCCAGTACCTTCCTACCCATGTAGATGGGGATCCCAATGGTGATGACAGGGACAGCAACACCCGCCACAAGGGAGATGACCATGGGTGCTCCCAGCACCATGCCCAGCTGCCACAGGATCCTCCGGGTCCGTGACCACGGCCTCTTCCCCCAGAAGGTGcagccagaggggctgtggggacagagtGGGGCTGAGCCAAGGATTCTGCGAGTGGCAGGCAGggaccagcacagcctggccccatGTCAGGGGACATCCATGAGCCCTCCTgagagcaggcagccaggctcccccagccctgagctccagctgcctcctgcggggtgccagcagccagccccagcagcacagaccaCCCTGCTCCCCCTGGCTAACCCCAAAcctggggcagtgtctggctgcccccatcccagcccccccACCCTGTCAGGGCCCCCAGCCTCGGCCAGTGCAGTCCCACAGACCCCCCAGCTCCTTTGGGAGCCCCCAGTCCCTAAGGCCCTGCACTGACCTCAGGAAGTGCACGTCAGAGAtctcctgcaggcagagccaaCAGAAGAGGCAGCCACAGACCGTGCAGTTCATGCGGTTGCAGCTCCCATCGTTGATCTTCATGATGAAGGCGCTGCAGCGAGGACAGACCTTGATGTCCTCGGCCTCAGCTGGGGGCAGATAGGATGGGATGGGGGAGCAGGACACAACAGTGTgcatccatcccagcctgtccctgtcccagtgtgcatccatcccaccctgcccctgtcccagtgtGCATCCATCCTAGCCTGTCCCAGTGTGCATCCATCCCAGCCTGCCCCaggcctgtccctgtcccagtgtgcatccatcccagcctgtccctgtcccagtgtgcatccatcccagcctgccccaggcctgtccctgtccctgtgtacatccatcccagcctgtccctgtcccagcgtgcatccatcccagcctgtccctgtccaAGTGTGCATCCATCCCAGccttccccatcccacaggaaGCATGGGGGGAGCCGAGGTCCCTCTATACACCCCGGCCCaactggcacaggggctgtgagACTGCAGCAGAGGGAACTCTGggtcctggctgcagcagccccacaggcagGAGGCGCAGAGGCACAGGACTGTGccaaaccccagccctgctgctcccaccctggGCCAGCGCCTCACCGTGGGCCATCTcctcaggctgtgctgtgggggtggccaggctgggggTCGGTGGCACGGGTGCACAGGGGCCGTcagggtgccagggctgccGGCAGTGGTAGCAGAACTCGGTGCCACAGCCCTCACGCCCACAGGTGAGGCGGGGACACTCAGCACAGCCGTGGGCAAAGACAGCGTAGCTGTGGGGAgaaggcagctggagctgggctgcagcagggtgctcctccctgcacagccagcccaggccgTGGCACTCCCGGCCCCACACTGAGCTGgagccacagccccggcccaggagagctgggatcCACCCTCAGCAGCCCACGCTgtccagcagccacagccctggggcTCACAGAGTGTCTAGCACAAGGacaccagccctggcaggcagagctgcacaggcCCTGCAGCCAGACCAGGACTGGACACTTCCCCGGGCACACCCAGCCCAAGGCAGGACAAAGGGACGGGACCCGAGCCTGGGAAGGGCTCCCGGGACAcaggcgctgctgctgctgcaggacggGCCCACCCCGCGGTACCTGCAGTCAGGCGCGGGGCACCAGCGGGTGCCGGGGTCAGCCACCAGCAGCCGGCGCAGCAGGAACTCCTCGTACTTGTCGCGGAGGGCGGGCTCGGGGAGGAGGCGGTGCACGTCGTGGGGCTGCAGCGCGGCGGGGCAGTGCGGGCAGGACACGGGCACGCGGCTCTCGCGCACGGCCAGGCACAGGtactgctgcaggcaggcccGGCAGGAGCGGTGCGAGCAGCACGCCAGCCTGGGGAAGGCTTCGGGCGGCTGCggcagcaggcacaggggaCACTCCTCCAGCGCCGGGCCCTcgcccagggccagcaccacGCGGGTCTCCTCGGGCGGCTCCGGCTGCGGCTCCGGCGGTGTCTGCCCCCCGAGGGCGTGCGGCCTCCGCCTGAAGCAGCCCAGCAGCCGGCGCGGCCCGGGCACACGGGCGGGCTGCTCCATGGCTGCCGTGGAGCTACGGAGGGCAGCGGGGagctgctggccccagggccCGGCGCCTACCGGGGCCCAGCACAGGTGACAGCGgagccatccccagctgcagtCGGCGCTCAGCCTGCAGAGGAACTGCCCCTGAGAGCGAGCCCGTGCCCCAGAACTGCTCCCTCGCCCGtcctgccccatcctgcctcctccagctccGCGTGACGGGCCCACAGAGCTCCCAAATCCCCAGCGTCGGGAAGAGTGACAGCACCGTGACAGCCAGGCCAGGCACAGGGCAGCGAGGCACTCACACccacccctgcccaggctgAGACATGGCTCAAGCACTCCTCACCGGAGCTCGCTTGCCAAGGGACCCAGGACCCAGTGCATTCAGCGACCAGGAGCCGGGTGACTCCTGCAGTGGGGTAAATCTGTCCATTTTCCTCACTTAGAGCTTGCAAATCCACTCCCTCCCTGTGGtccttccctttctcctccccaaagctgcccctgccctccccacacagcagcactgccagacccacagcctgcagagcacaCCCGTGTCTGAGGCCAGAACCAGTGAGAGAACCAGTGACACTCGGGTGAGGCTCAGGAGTCCCAGCACgcctgctctgctgggccagGCGCTGGGTGGCTCCGCATCCCCCCGGGGACACGGCGCTTCCCGGGGGACAGGGCACTTCCCAGGGGACACTGTGCTtctcaggggacacaggactTCCCAGGGGACATGGGGCttcccaggggacagggcactTCCCGGGGAGCGGGCGGCTGCAGCAGCCGGGGCAGCCGTGCGGCGGCGGGATTTGCGCGGTGACCGGACAGCGACAGAGGCCAGGGCTGTACCTGTCAGCGGGGAATCATCGCTGgcagcacggcacggcacggcccggcacaGCACGGCCCGGCACAGCAACCCGCGGGACCTGCAAAGGGGCAGCAGCGATCCGTGAGAGGCCGAGCGCGGCCGCACAGCCGGGGCCGGAGCGGAGCCGCCGGGAGCGCAGCGAGCCGTGCGCGTGGGGCCGGGCACAGCCCGCCCCGGCAGCTCCGGGAGCGGCCGGAGCACGGCGTGCCCGCTGTGACCGCGCGGGGGCCGCGCCGAGGCACTCACCGGGGCCTGCCCTCCgcgcgcggcggggccggaCCCGGAGGGCACCGGGGGAGGAGCCGCAGCCGGCCCTGAAGGGGCACCGAGACCGGCAGCGGCCGGCAGCGGCCCCGGTCCCGCCGGCCGGAAGGGGCGGagccgctgccgccccgcccccgccgggcCGTGCCCGCCCGTCCCGTgacccggctcggctcggctcggcccggcccggtccggcccccgcccgccgggcccgggcccgcTCCCCTCAtgccggggcgggcggggccggggcagcgccgcCTCTGCGCACGCGCCCGCTCCGCTTCCGGGTCGCGCGGGCGCTTCCGGCGCAGCCCCCGCGCGGCGGGGGAAGCGGAAGCGGAAGTGTCCGGTCgaggcggggcggcggcggccgccccGGGCTGGCGGGGGCGGCTGGCGggccgcgggcgggcgggcggcggggccgggccggcgccgGGGCCCGCCACGATGCCCCGGCGGAAGCAGAGCCACCCGCAGCCGGTGAAGGGTGAGTGCGCGGCGGgcccggggggcggcggcggcggcggcccggcGGGGACCCGCGGCGCTCGGAGCGCCGCAGCGGACGCCGAAGATGGCACCGAGGAGACGGCAAGAGCGGCGGTGGTGCTGCCCGGGGACCTGCTGCTGGGCCGTGGCCCGGCCTCCGAGAAGGGACCGCCAGGTGCGTGCGGCCCCGCGGGGACGCCGCCCGTCTCCGGcagccccggcggcggcggcggcgcggcccgcccggcccgtaccggccccgcgccgccgcatCCGGCAGGGCCCGCCCCGCCACGGGCCCGCCCGGCGCGGGCTCCGGCCGAGCTTCCTCTCGCGGGGGAGGCCCGGCCCCCGCGGGCCCCGGGGTGGGTTCTGCCCGCCCGGCGTTCGCCCCCGGTACCGATCCCCGAATGCTCCTTCCCGCCAGGGTCCCGGCCACGACGTGTCCCCGCGGTGGGCTTGGGGCCGcgccccgcagccgccgccgggCTCGTCCCGCAGCCAGCCCCGGGCTCCTGTTGCAGCGCTCCGCTCGGCACGGCGGGCGGGACGGAGCGCGCTCAGCCCCGGCACCGGGCCCGCTGCTGCGCGCAGCGCCCGTCCCGCCGGGGCTCCCGAGCTTGGCTcagccccggggagctgctGACCGGGACTGGCGGGAGGCGCTCCCCGCCCCGGGCACTGAGCAGTGAGACGgagcgcagagatgacggcacCGACTGTCCGGCCCCGTgcctgtcccctcgctgtccccaggggctgtgcccGGCTCCCGCTCTggccccaggctcagccccagctgcctggcccatggggctgctccgagggctctgctgccctgccctgcctgccctagcagcctgccagggctttggggACAAATTCTGCCAGGATTACCTGTCCTGCCATTCAGCCCCAGCCCGGGAGCAGGACCCGGACCTCAGCCCAGTGAACCAGGCAGGACAGACAGGCTGTGCCATGTGGGCACTGACATGGCCCTTTAGGGGCTCTGGGGatgctgtggcactgctggccCAAGGGACAGGGGGTTCCCTTGGTGTGGGACTggcctgaggggacagggggttCCCTTGGTGTGGGACTggcctgaggggacagggggttCCCTTGGTGTGGGACTGGCCTGAGGGACAGGGGGTTCCCTTGGTGTGGGACTggcctgaggggacagggggttCCCTTGGTGTGGGACTGGCCCCAGGGACAGGGGGTTCCCTTGGTGTGGGACTggcctgaggggacagggggttCCCTTGGTGTGGGACTGGCCCCAGGGACAGGGGGTTCCCTTGGTGTGGGACTggcctgaggggacagggggttCCCTTGGTGTGGGACTGGCCTGAGGGACAGGGGGTTCCCTTGGTGTGGGACTggcctgaggggacagggggttCCCTTGGcgtggctggggctgagctgaggAGAAAGGGGGTCCCTTGGCAGAGGGCTTGAGGCAGGGTCAAAAGTTCCCCTGCAACAGGCAGGGCTTGGCAGGATGCCCTTTTGTGATGTCTGTGTTTCCAGCAGTGCTTGTGGAAGGGGCTGAAGGCTGGAAGggctgccctgtcccacagcataGGTCAGCCTCATCAGCTGGACGCAGCCCGGCTGGCAAGGGGACAGCCCAGGGtggtgggcagctgctgagcctgacaggccccagggctgcaggtcaggcacagagcagggccagcagggcatgGCTCACAGGTCATGGTGAGCTGTCCCTCCAGCCCCGAGCACCAgcctgggggcacttgtggagcacaggggctgcagtgTCTGTGCCCAGATGAGAAGTTCCACTtgagagcctggcacagccttcCCCCTGCTGCCACTGGAGAGTGGCACTGCGTGGGGCAGGGGAATGTTTCCTGCAGGGCAGAAGGGGCTGGTGTTggagctccctgctgccagccatgGCAGCGCAACCAGCTGccagccggggctggggcagtgGCACAGTGAgaggggcacagagcagctttatggCCACCCCTTTCTCTAGGCTGTGCCCACCACCTCCTACCCACCAGGCCTAGCAGTGTGAGTGGATGATGGATTCATCCTTCCTGGTGCCAGGGTCTTGCCAGCCATGCAGAAGTGTCAGGGTTTCCCTAGACACCCAGAACAGGCCTCAGCAGGGCGttggggcagctgtggggctcCTCACTGCCGTGCAGGGAGCGGTGGGCTCCTGCTGGGTGCcaggggtggggctgggggcgtaggcagaggggcagtgcccaggcccgCCAGGCTGACACGGCCCCATGCCCACGGTGTTCTCAGCAGACACACTGGTGGGGAAGATCGCAATTCCAGCGTACGCCCTGAGCGACGACGACTGCTCCTCTGGGTACCAGCAGCTGAGCGTGGAGAGTGACCCCGAGGAGGGGGGCGAGCCTGGCCCTGCGGCGCTGCCCTGCCGCCAGTGcgggctgcagctggctgccagcctgggccagagctgcctgcagtgcGCCGGCGCCGAGGGCGGCCGCAGCCAGCGCATCGTCTactcctgccagctctgccccttcGCCTCCCACTACTCCAGCCACCTCAAGCGCCACATGAAGACACACAACGGGGAGAAGCCTTTCGCCTGCCCGCAGTGTGCCTACGCCTCTGCCCAGCTGGTGAACCTGACCCGGCACCTGCGCACGCACACCGGGGAGAAGCCGTACCGCTGCACGTGCTGCAGCTTcgcctgcagcagcctgggcaaCCTCAAACGCCACGAGCGGGTCCACAGCCAGGACAAGCCCTTCCAGTGTGCTGCCTGCGACTACCGCTGCAACCAGAGCCGCAACCTGAAGCGGCACATGCTCAGCCACCGCCTGCCTGAGGGCGAGGGGCCACACCGGCGGGACAAGGACCCAGGTAAAGGTGGGAGGgcgtggggctgtggggagagctgctgtgggggctttggggctggcacagggcacggATCCTGACGTTGACCCCAAGTCATGGTACTGCCAGGCTCACTGTGGCTCGTCACAGAGCCAGTCCTCACTGGCGCTGTGCCACCCAGCTCACAACCCTGTCTCTTTGTCCCGCAGAGCCACTGCTGCCGGAGCTGAGCCTGCACGtgggcagcggcagcggcgccTTCCTGCCAGGCTGCGCGCGGCTGCGGGGCGAGGAGGCAGCCGCGCTGCCCGAGCTGCTCTTCCCCTTCACGTGCCGCATGTGCGGGCTGGTGCTGGACGACGGCTTCGCGCAGGACGAGGGCCTGGCCGAGCAGGTCTGCGGGCGCTGCAGCCTGGCGGTGCTGGGCACCGAGCCGGGTGCCAGCCCCCGGAagggcactggggacaagggctttgcctgcagcctctgcccctTCGTCACCCACTACCCCAACCACTTGGCGCGGCACATGAAGACGCACAGCGGGGAGAAGCCCTTCGCCTGCCCGCTCTGCCCTTACGCCTCCGCCCACCTGGACAACCTGAAGCGGCACCAGCGCGTGCACACAGgcgagaagccctacaagtgccaGCTCTGCGACTATGCCTGCGGCAACCTGGCCAACCTCAAGCGTCACGGGCGCATCCACTCAGGCGACAAGCCCTTCCAGTGCAGCCTCTGCAGCTACAGTTGCAACCAGAGCATGAACCTGAAGCGGCACATGCTGCGGCATACGGGCGAGAAGCCCTTCCAGTGCCGGGACTGCTCCTACACCACTGGTCACTGGGACAACTACAAGCGCCACCAGAAGATCCACGGCCACACAGCCGAGAGCTGGGTGAACCCGCGCAATGCCAAAGCCCTCCTGGCCCCCCCAGCCGTGGGCACGGCCCTGCCCTGAGACAGCACTTAGCCCGGCAGTGGGCCTGGGGTGCCGCGGtgcctgccctccctgggggAGGGAGGACAGGCGGGCAACTCTCGGGGGCTTAGGGCTGCCTTACACCAGGCCCAGAGGCGCACTGGGGCCTCCAGCAGCCCCgtcctgcctgggcagggtgaAGTCACGACCGGCAGCTCTGACCCCTCTCCGTGTGGCAGCACCGCCATGTCCCCAGCCACCCCACCTGCCTGTTTCTGCCTGCCGGAGCCTTCCTCTGCCGGGGtttggggaaaaggggggaggggggaacAGGACTGGTTCCATGGCTGCTGCCGTGCTGGTCGGTGTAATTTATATTGTGTATAAAAGCATTAAACAGTCAGTTTTGTTATCTGCTCTTCACCCTGGGGGCCTTGTTCTGCTACAGAGGAGGGCAGCAGAGGGCTGGCACAGAGAcgggagggagagcagccacccCCCAACAGACAGCCTGGTACCAATCAGGATCCATTTTAATCATTGTTGCAGTGTAAACATCAGTTACTGTCCATTAATGCTCTGTcgggctgagcagcaggagataCGTGGTTACAAGCCTAGATTATGCTGGCATCTATGAGCGGGTTAGAGGGGGCTCTGCGTGGAGCCCCCAAGACAGCTTACTGCACTCTGTCTCGGAGCACAAACCTAAATGCTAATTTGGCATTATGgagcctgcctggctctgcccccaggctgggccaggccctgcactgcagctccagggctctgcccGGGCAAACTGTTCAGGTCAAACAAGCcctctcccagctggagccagcaGCGGGAGGAGTTCAGCTGCCCCCGCCCCAAAGGCAATGGCGGGCTGGGGGTGAGCTCCCAGCcccggggagcagggaaaggtggATGTAGCAGGTGAGAGGCACGTTGATTGCAACCTGGCTGCAGGTCGTACATTCCTCAGCGAAGGCCCTTTTGCTCAGGCCGGGGCTGTCCTGGGAAGAGGGCACTACAGATCCTCATCGCCAATGCCCTCAAAGGCGTAATTGCCGTGGAAGTCATTAGCACCCACATCGTTTGCAGAGCTGGAGTGGCTGATCCCACGCAGGCTGACAGAAGTGAGCTTGCTCTGTGGAGAAGGGAGATGTTAGGGAGGACGCCCCCAGCTCCCCTACCCACTTAGCCTGAGGTCTCTGGTGCGCCCACACACAACTCACCGAGAGTTTGGCCATGGGCTCCCAGGAGGCATCGGGTGAGTCCTGTGAGAACAGCACAATTGGGCAGCACAGGGTCATGGGACACAACACCCACCTCTCCTTCTACCtgccccctctgtccccagggcgTCTGGCTCACTGAGTTGGTCCAGGACCTCTttcccttcccacagccctgctgtcctCTGGGcttgccccagccctgccacggGGACAGGGGCTCTTCTGGAAGCAGTGAGTTCTGGTACACAGCACGTCACAGCCTGTGATTGCACGTGTccccccagccagggctgcagggtccCACTCACCAGCAGCGGGGGTGACTTCACAGCTTGCTGGCTGTCCGAGCGCCGCAGGGCCCCGTTCACCCGCCGCCGAAACATCTGCACGGAGGAACTCAGCTTAGCCACACGGCCCAGCGCCAGCTCTGGGCTTGTAACTGGCCCTGGGGATGCCGGCCCCATCCTGAGGAGAGCACTCAGGACCCAGTCCAGACCCTGGGAAGTcacagggccaggctgggatcccactccagagccaccaTCCAGCCCCAACCCTCACCTTGCGGATGCTGCCTCCAGATTTTTTCACCATCAGTTCATCTACCATGGACTGCAAGCAGATGCTCAGCATGATGGCCTGCAAGGGAGAAGTGTCACAGGGCTCTATGCACCCCACAGCCTTCCCACACCCTATGCAGGGCCCAGTCCAGCCCTTCCCCTCACCAGCCCACCACGCAACAGCTCTACctgtgggctggtgatggtgaCCCACTGCAGCCGGTCCTTGCTCATCAGGTACTCAAAAGCCAACTCCAGCTTCACCTCCGacttccctgggctgctccccGAAGGGCCATTGTTCATCGGCACCTGCAAGGACACACATCAAGGCTGGGAGCCTccagaggggaaggagcagctccccAGACACCAGTGCAGCTCGAGGGCAGCACCAAGCCAAGTGTGGACACCTGCTCAGTGCCACCAGTCTTCTGCCACTGTCAGGTCCCCTCCAATGTCCTCACACCAATGATCCCCTCAGCCCCAAGGTATGATCCAGACCCTCTCCAGGCCTACTGGGCCAGAAGCTGGCATCAGAGCCAGCACCTTTCCAGGAAGGGGTGCcggcccagcctggcacagccaggtctCTTcagcccccccagagccctccctgccctccaggCGTCACTCACCGAGGACGTGACCCGCCAGCACCGCATGCGTGTGACCTTGAAGCTGCCCTCCTTGATCTGCTCGTTCGGCAGCCGCACCTGGAAGTTGAGCTCGTTGTTGCCGGCGCTGACGACGACGTGGCAGCCCTTCTCGGGGAAGTCAGTGACACAGGGGTCGAACTTGAGATAGCCGTAGTACTTGAGGGTCTGCGCCAGGCGGATGAACTGCAGGCAAGGCCAGGggtgctcagcactgctgcccaCCCGGGCCAGGAACGGGCCACCAACCCGGTACCACGCATCACGTGGAGAGAGGCTGGTGCAGAGCCAGAACTGCCCCAGCCGTGGCACTGTGCCCTGTCCTACCTCCTTCTTGGAGACCTTTTCTTGCAGGGACTTCAGCTGCCGGTGCTGTTCCTTGTTGACAAGGATCCATCCATGTTCAATGTCTGACACCGTCTACAAGCAGCAGAGGTTGGTGAGCGCCTGGGACCGGAGCCCCCCAAGCCCCTGCACGGCTGTGGCCAAGGGGTGCAGTGTCTctcctcacctggctgtgccacaccAGCCCTCACCTGTGCATACAGCAAGTTCAACCCCACACGATGCTCCATCACATCGTCGTCATAGGCCGAGTCCCAGTAGCTGGAAGGGAACCACACAGGTTAGCCTGCTCCCCACCTCCTGACGGCAGTGAAGAGAAAATCACCCTCCTGTGGGCTGGCCAGCTCCCCCTAACCATCAGTCACTGTGCCCTGCTCCCCAATTAAACCATCTGCCATGAGAAGGCAGAAATGAGCTGAGCGCAGCAGGGCAGCCCATGCTTCAGTGCCATGGTCAGGGATGCTCGGGTGTGTTCCTGGGGGCCAAAGCATCTGCGGGCAGCaatggcaggagggcagggtcCCCCTGTGGAACCAGGAGCCCTGGGCACCACCCcactgctgccccacagccccgccCACCTCTTGCGCAGGATGATCTGGAACTCGGGGTTGTGCAGGCTGGTGACTGACACGTAGGGCAGCTCAAACTCCTGCAGCTTCCTCACAACTGCGGGGAAAcaccagctcagcagcagctctgggcagcaggagccccaTGGCCCCCAACACCAGGGTGCCCCAAGGGAAACAGCTGGGCCCCCCACCCAAGGTGGGGTCCAAGCACACAGCCCTCACTCCAGGCAGGGGGCAGAACAGATTCCCACCACAGTGGGCTCTACTCACAGGAGAAAGCTCCATCCTTGGTCTCTCTCACTAGAAAGAGGCTGAAGTAGCCAACCAG
The genomic region above belongs to Passer domesticus isolate bPasDom1 chromosome 3, bPasDom1.hap1, whole genome shotgun sequence and contains:
- the LOC135295717 gene encoding E3 ubiquitin-protein ligase RNF19B-like isoform X2 translates to MEQPARVPGPRRLLGCFRRRPHALGGQTPPEPQPEPPEETRVVLALGEGPALEECPLCLLPQPPEAFPRLACCSHRSCRACLQQYLCLAVRESRVPVSCPHCPAALQPHDVHRLLPEPALRDKYEEFLLRRLLVADPGTRWCPAPDCSYAVFAHGCAECPRLTCGREGCGTEFCYHCRQPWHPDGPCAPVPPTPSLATPTAQPEEMAHAEAEDIKVCPRCSAFIMKINDGSCNRMNCTVCGCLFCWLCLQEISDVHFLSPSGCTFWGKRPWSRTRRILWQLGMVLGAPMVISLVAGVAVPVITIGIPIYMGRKVLGQSRRSSLSGCQQCLSVTSSVLLSLVVSPIITALTVGVGVPLVLTYVYGTVVLSLCRSRWGCRGGRAPGDLGVVELDNLAKLNELWSVLPSPRAGEDGAPDPAASLPSSSRSARPGPLWPEGDSQSASTVALAGSMLSEGQDASDREGVTIEVEVSVEAVPRSARQQSLSSALSGQSLSGDSLGGTSDKGSSVGVPVE
- the LOC135295717 gene encoding E3 ubiquitin-protein ligase RNF19B-like isoform X1, with product MEQPARVPGPRRLLGCFRRRPHALGGQTPPEPQPEPPEETRVVLALGEGPALEECPLCLLPQPPEAFPRLACCSHRSCRACLQQYLCLAVRESRVPVSCPHCPAALQPHDVHRLLPEPALRDKYEEFLLRRLLVADPGTRWCPAPDCSYAVFAHGCAECPRLTCGREGCGTEFCYHCRQPWHPDGPCAPVPPTPSLATPTAQPEEMAHAEAEDIKVCPRCSAFIMKINDGSCNRMNCTVCGCLFCWLCLQEISDVHFLSPSGCTFWGKRPWSRTRRILWQLGMVLGAPMVISLVAGVAVPVITIGIPIYMGRKVLGQSRRSSLSGCQQCLSVTSSVLLSLVVSPIITALTVGVGVPLVLTYVYGTVVLSLCRSRWGCRGGRAPGDLGVVELDNLAKLNELWSVLPSPRAGEDGAPDPAASLPSSSRSARPGPLWPEGDSQSASTVALAGSMLSEGQDASDRPVSVCREGVTIEVEVSVEAVPRSARQQSLSSALSGQSLSGDSLGGTSDKGSSVGVPVE
- the ZNF513 gene encoding zinc finger protein 513 isoform X2, with translation MPRRKQSHPQPVKGECAAGPGGGGGGGPAGTRGARSAAADAEDGTEETARAAVVLPGDLLLGRGPASEKGPPDTLVGKIAIPAYALSDDDCSSGYQQLSVESDPEEGGEPGPAALPCRQCGLQLAASLGQSCLQCAGAEGGRSQRIVYSCQLCPFASHYSSHLKRHMKTHNGEKPFACPQCAYASAQLVNLTRHLRTHTGEKPYRCTCCSFACSSLGNLKRHERVHSQDKPFQCAACDYRCNQSRNLKRHMLSHRLPEGEGPHRRDKDPEPLLPELSLHVGSGSGAFLPGCARLRGEEAAALPELLFPFTCRMCGLVLDDGFAQDEGLAEQVCGRCSLAVLGTEPGASPRKGTGDKGFACSLCPFVTHYPNHLARHMKTHSGEKPFACPLCPYASAHLDNLKRHQRVHTGEKPYKCQLCDYACGNLANLKRHGRIHSGDKPFQCSLCSYSCNQSMNLKRHMLRHTGEKPFQCRDCSYTTGHWDNYKRHQKIHGHTAESWVNPRNAKALLAPPAVGTALP
- the ZNF513 gene encoding zinc finger protein 513 isoform X3; this encodes MPRRKQSHPQPVKADTLVGKIAIPAYALSDDDCSSGYQQLSVESDPEEGGEPGPAALPCRQCGLQLAASLGQSCLQCAGAEGGRSQRIVYSCQLCPFASHYSSHLKRHMKTHNGEKPFACPQCAYASAQLVNLTRHLRTHTGEKPYRCTCCSFACSSLGNLKRHERVHSQDKPFQCAACDYRCNQSRNLKRHMLSHRLPEGEGPHRRDKDPEPLLPELSLHVGSGSGAFLPGCARLRGEEAAALPELLFPFTCRMCGLVLDDGFAQDEGLAEQVCGRCSLAVLGTEPGASPRKGTGDKGFACSLCPFVTHYPNHLARHMKTHSGEKPFACPLCPYASAHLDNLKRHQRVHTGEKPYKCQLCDYACGNLANLKRHGRIHSGDKPFQCSLCSYSCNQSMNLKRHMLRHTGEKPFQCRDCSYTTGHWDNYKRHQKIHGHTAESWVNPRNAKALLAPPAVGTALP
- the ZNF513 gene encoding zinc finger protein 513 isoform X1 — translated: MPRRKQSHPQPVKGECAAGPGGGGGGGPAGTRGARSAAADAEDGTEETARAAVVLPGDLLLGRGPASEKGPPADTLVGKIAIPAYALSDDDCSSGYQQLSVESDPEEGGEPGPAALPCRQCGLQLAASLGQSCLQCAGAEGGRSQRIVYSCQLCPFASHYSSHLKRHMKTHNGEKPFACPQCAYASAQLVNLTRHLRTHTGEKPYRCTCCSFACSSLGNLKRHERVHSQDKPFQCAACDYRCNQSRNLKRHMLSHRLPEGEGPHRRDKDPEPLLPELSLHVGSGSGAFLPGCARLRGEEAAALPELLFPFTCRMCGLVLDDGFAQDEGLAEQVCGRCSLAVLGTEPGASPRKGTGDKGFACSLCPFVTHYPNHLARHMKTHSGEKPFACPLCPYASAHLDNLKRHQRVHTGEKPYKCQLCDYACGNLANLKRHGRIHSGDKPFQCSLCSYSCNQSMNLKRHMLRHTGEKPFQCRDCSYTTGHWDNYKRHQKIHGHTAESWVNPRNAKALLAPPAVGTALP
- the SNX17 gene encoding sorting nexin-17 encodes the protein MHFSIPETETRAGDGGAPAYVAYNIHVNGVLHCRVRYSQLLGLHEQLRKEYGANVVPAFPPKKIFTLTPAEVEQRREQLEKYMQAVRQDPTLGGSETFNSFLRKAQQETQQIPTEEVVLEVLLSNGQKVKVTILTSDQTEDVLEAVASKLDLPDDLVGYFSLFLVRETKDGAFSFVRKLQEFELPYVSVTSLHNPEFQIILRKSYWDSAYDDDVMEHRVGLNLLYAQTVSDIEHGWILVNKEQHRQLKSLQEKVSKKEFIRLAQTLKYYGYLKFDPCVTDFPEKGCHVVVSAGNNELNFQVRLPNEQIKEGSFKVTRMRCWRVTSSVPMNNGPSGSSPGKSEVKLELAFEYLMSKDRLQWVTITSPQAIMLSICLQSMVDELMVKKSGGSIRKMFRRRVNGALRRSDSQQAVKSPPLLDSPDASWEPMAKLSSKLTSVSLRGISHSSSANDVGANDFHGNYAFEGIGDEDL